Proteins co-encoded in one Halococcoides cellulosivorans genomic window:
- a CDS encoding flagellar protein G, with translation MASVSASHLIIFIASILVAATVAGTITATVADMSQSLETQGVDVSDQIATDFAVITDAGAQVYDRDGAENVTLHVKNTGSRYLPDDASQIDVFVDGEYTTDVTVTIVDGTAWTPGSVARFDVAAPGLTTGDHRVKIVAGGHEEVFEFRL, from the coding sequence ATGGCGAGCGTCTCGGCGTCTCACCTGATCATCTTCATCGCGAGCATTCTCGTCGCGGCGACCGTCGCCGGAACGATCACCGCGACGGTTGCCGACATGAGTCAGTCACTCGAAACACAGGGTGTCGACGTCTCGGATCAGATCGCGACCGATTTCGCGGTCATCACCGACGCCGGCGCACAGGTGTACGATCGCGACGGGGCAGAGAACGTCACCCTACACGTCAAAAACACCGGGTCGCGGTATCTCCCGGACGACGCCAGTCAGATCGACGTCTTCGTCGACGGTGAGTACACGACCGACGTGACGGTGACGATCGTCGACGGGACGGCCTGGACGCCCGGGTCAGTCGCGCGGTTCGACGTCGCCGCCCCCGGCCTGACGACTGGCGATCACCGCGTCAAGATCGTCGCCGGCGGCCACGAGGAGGTGTTCGAATTCCGACTATGA
- a CDS encoding flagellin, translating into MGFSVSGSAAIIFAAMFIAFGMFYTATTTSADRVTDATDDWRDRSLDLQNAAITVENVTVESSGGTYAVNATVLNTGGATLAVSRTDFLIDNTYQTAFVDRAVEGDGETDLWVPGERLTANMTVGSAPSRLRVVTDHGVAATEVIA; encoded by the coding sequence ATGGGATTCAGCGTTAGTGGGTCGGCAGCGATCATCTTCGCCGCGATGTTCATCGCGTTCGGAATGTTTTATACAGCGACGACGACCAGCGCCGATCGGGTGACCGACGCCACCGACGACTGGCGCGACCGATCGCTCGACCTGCAGAACGCGGCGATCACCGTCGAGAACGTCACCGTCGAGTCCAGCGGCGGGACCTACGCCGTCAACGCGACGGTCCTGAACACGGGCGGAGCGACGCTCGCAGTCTCTCGGACGGATTTCTTGATCGATAACACCTACCAGACCGCGTTCGTCGACCGGGCCGTCGAGGGTGACGGCGAGACCGACCTCTGGGTGCCCGGCGAGCGTCTGACCGCGAACATGACCGTCGGGAGTGCGCCGAGCCGACTCCGGGTCGTCACCGACCACGGCGTCGCCGCGACGGAGGTGATCGCCTGA